In a genomic window of Acipenser ruthenus chromosome 41, fAciRut3.2 maternal haplotype, whole genome shotgun sequence:
- the LOC117433788 gene encoding uncharacterized protein LOC117433788 isoform X2 produces MELYKAANLFFMFIWLSAPVCIAVHVLQYQQSLTVAPGQTVNITCALKNQTGLERFVYHWYMKPAHPKRYYTEEPVENTNRISHFQRENHSYTILTIDNVSAYDHGEYSCKAYFYPAAEEQIVNKTLLFVKATPEIRLLARSVKERRSLICSAVGFYPRDLNLYWVYSPSGEPEKQGSFVLNSDGTYSKNASLQFEKGVWNTGTEITCLVNHTLHVQRISYAVSSETERSDSVTLTCSTLSPYPPRVTLSWDSPPGGPRSSQRGPPSLIQDGIYSTNASLQIERSRWDNGFEVACVLKPRLSDERIIDDGNHGKWYYCSLIGLLFAVPLMGCALKRCCRKPRGLPDQKPHRRHNNGDEKSQCGDDLHYTTIQYKKRKDKKPQCSSKQERGDGETVYSPVRMRDGNDQASEIIVYAALELQSRAPCRPVADRDHSTEYAAVAELRLTRDPVSNNKATQPFTLQR; encoded by the exons ATGGAACTCTACAAAGCGGCAAACTTATTTTTCATGTTCATCTGGCTAA gtgCCCCAGTGTGTATCGCTGTACACGTTCTTCAGTACCAGCAGTCTCTTACAGTCGCTCCAGGACAGACTGTGAACATTACTTGCGCTCTTAAGAACCAGACTGGATTGGAGAGGTTTGTATACCACTGGTATATGAAACCAGCACACCCGAAGAGATATTACACAGAAGAGCCTGTCGAAAACACCAACAGAATATCTCATTTCCAGCGTGAAAATCACAGCTACACAATCCTCACCATCGATAATGTCAGCGCGTACGATCACGGAGAGTACAGCTGTAAGGCGTATTTTTACCCAGCTGCGGAAGAGCAGATTGTGAACAAAACATTACTTTTTGTGAAAG CTACCCCAGAAATCCGACTCCTCGCTCGCTCGGTGAAGGAGAGACGGTCCCTGATTTGCAGCGCCGTGGGTTTTTACCCTCGTGATCTGAACCTGTACTGGGTTTACTCCCCATCCGGGGAACCTGAGAAACAAGGATCATTCGTGTTGAATTCGGACGGTACCTACAGCAAGAACGCCAGCCTGCAGTTTGAAAAGGGAGTGTGGAACACTGGCACTGAAATCACATGTCTAGTGAATCACACATTGCATGTTCAAAGAATCAGCTATGCAG tgagctccGAGACGGAGAGGAGTGATTCTGTGACCCTCACCTGCAGCACTCTGAGTCCCTACCCTCCACGCGTGACCCTGTCCTGGGATTCACCTCCTGGGGGACCCCGCTCTTCACAGCGGGGACCCCCCTCGTTAATCCAGGACGGCATTTACAGCACAAACGCCAGCCTGCAGATTGAGCGGTCTCGCTGGGACAATGGCTTTGAGGTTGCGTGTGTGCTGAAGCCAAGGCTAAGCGACGAGAGAATCATCGATGacg GTAATCATGGCAAATGGTATTACTGTTCCCTGATTGGACTCCTGTTCGCGGTGCCGCTGATGGGCTGTGCTCTGAAACGCTGCTGCAGAAAACCCAGAGGCCTGCCAG ATCAGAAACCCCACAGAAGACACAACAATGGAGATGAGAAG tcaCAGTGTGGAGATGACCTACATTACACTACCATCCAGTACAAAAAACGAAAAGATAAGAAACCGCAATGTAGCTCAAAGCAGGAGCGAGGTGATGGGGAGACTGTGTACTCGCCTGTCAGGATGCGGGACGGAAACGACCAGGCCAGTGAGATCATCGTGTACGCAGCGCTGGAGCTGCAGAGCAGAGCCCCCTGCAGACCTGTGGCTGACCGCGACCACTCCACTGAGTACGCTGCTGTAGCAGAGCTGAGGCTCACACGCGACCCCGTTTCCAACAACAAAGCAACGCAGCCCTTCACACTTCAGAGATGA
- the LOC117433788 gene encoding uncharacterized protein LOC117433788 isoform X4: MELYKAANLFFMFIWLSAPVCIAVHVLQYQQSLTVAPGQTVNITCALKNQTGLERFVYHWYMKPAHPKRYYTEEPVENTNRISHFQRENHSYTILTIDNVSAYDHGEYSCKAYFYPAAEEQIVNKTLLFVKATPEIRLLARSVKERRSLICSAVGFYPRDLNLYWVYSPSGEPEKQGSFVLNSDGTYSKNASLQFEKGVWNTGTEITCLVNHTLHVQRISYAVSSETERSDSVTLTCSTLSPYPPRVTLSWDSPPGGPRSSQRGPPSLIQDGIYSTNASLQIERSRWDNGFEVACVLKPRLSDERIIDDGNHGKWYYCSLIGLLFAVPLMGCALKRCCRKPRGLPDQKPHRRHNNGDEKCGDDLHYTTIQYKKRKDKKPQCSSKQERGDGETVYSPVRMRDGNDQASEIIVYAALELQSRAPCRPVADRDHSTEYAAVAELRLTRDPVSNNKATQPFTLQR; encoded by the exons ATGGAACTCTACAAAGCGGCAAACTTATTTTTCATGTTCATCTGGCTAA gtgCCCCAGTGTGTATCGCTGTACACGTTCTTCAGTACCAGCAGTCTCTTACAGTCGCTCCAGGACAGACTGTGAACATTACTTGCGCTCTTAAGAACCAGACTGGATTGGAGAGGTTTGTATACCACTGGTATATGAAACCAGCACACCCGAAGAGATATTACACAGAAGAGCCTGTCGAAAACACCAACAGAATATCTCATTTCCAGCGTGAAAATCACAGCTACACAATCCTCACCATCGATAATGTCAGCGCGTACGATCACGGAGAGTACAGCTGTAAGGCGTATTTTTACCCAGCTGCGGAAGAGCAGATTGTGAACAAAACATTACTTTTTGTGAAAG CTACCCCAGAAATCCGACTCCTCGCTCGCTCGGTGAAGGAGAGACGGTCCCTGATTTGCAGCGCCGTGGGTTTTTACCCTCGTGATCTGAACCTGTACTGGGTTTACTCCCCATCCGGGGAACCTGAGAAACAAGGATCATTCGTGTTGAATTCGGACGGTACCTACAGCAAGAACGCCAGCCTGCAGTTTGAAAAGGGAGTGTGGAACACTGGCACTGAAATCACATGTCTAGTGAATCACACATTGCATGTTCAAAGAATCAGCTATGCAG tgagctccGAGACGGAGAGGAGTGATTCTGTGACCCTCACCTGCAGCACTCTGAGTCCCTACCCTCCACGCGTGACCCTGTCCTGGGATTCACCTCCTGGGGGACCCCGCTCTTCACAGCGGGGACCCCCCTCGTTAATCCAGGACGGCATTTACAGCACAAACGCCAGCCTGCAGATTGAGCGGTCTCGCTGGGACAATGGCTTTGAGGTTGCGTGTGTGCTGAAGCCAAGGCTAAGCGACGAGAGAATCATCGATGacg GTAATCATGGCAAATGGTATTACTGTTCCCTGATTGGACTCCTGTTCGCGGTGCCGCTGATGGGCTGTGCTCTGAAACGCTGCTGCAGAAAACCCAGAGGCCTGCCAG ATCAGAAACCCCACAGAAGACACAACAATGGAGATGAGAAG TGTGGAGATGACCTACATTACACTACCATCCAGTACAAAAAACGAAAAGATAAGAAACCGCAATGTAGCTCAAAGCAGGAGCGAGGTGATGGGGAGACTGTGTACTCGCCTGTCAGGATGCGGGACGGAAACGACCAGGCCAGTGAGATCATCGTGTACGCAGCGCTGGAGCTGCAGAGCAGAGCCCCCTGCAGACCTGTGGCTGACCGCGACCACTCCACTGAGTACGCTGCTGTAGCAGAGCTGAGGCTCACACGCGACCCCGTTTCCAACAACAAAGCAACGCAGCCCTTCACACTTCAGAGATGA
- the LOC117433788 gene encoding uncharacterized protein LOC117433788 isoform X3, producing the protein MELYKAANLFFMFIWLSAPVCIAVHVLQYQQSLTVAPGQTVNITCALKNQTGLERFVYHWYMKPAHPKRYYTEEPVENTNRISHFQRENHSYTILTIDNVSAYDHGEYSCKAYFYPAAEEQIVNKTLLFVKATPEIRLLARSVKERRSLICSAVGFYPRDLNLYWVYSPSGEPEKQGSFVLNSDGTYSKNASLQFEKGVWNTGTEITCLVNHTLHVQRISYAVSSETERSDSVTLTCSTLSPYPPRVTLSWDSPPGGPRSSQRGPPSLIQDGIYSTNASLQIERSRWDNGFEVACVLKPRLSDERIIDDGNHGKWYYCSLIGLLFAVPLMGCALKRCCRKPRGLPADQKPHRRHNNGDEKCGDDLHYTTIQYKKRKDKKPQCSSKQERGDGETVYSPVRMRDGNDQASEIIVYAALELQSRAPCRPVADRDHSTEYAAVAELRLTRDPVSNNKATQPFTLQR; encoded by the exons ATGGAACTCTACAAAGCGGCAAACTTATTTTTCATGTTCATCTGGCTAA gtgCCCCAGTGTGTATCGCTGTACACGTTCTTCAGTACCAGCAGTCTCTTACAGTCGCTCCAGGACAGACTGTGAACATTACTTGCGCTCTTAAGAACCAGACTGGATTGGAGAGGTTTGTATACCACTGGTATATGAAACCAGCACACCCGAAGAGATATTACACAGAAGAGCCTGTCGAAAACACCAACAGAATATCTCATTTCCAGCGTGAAAATCACAGCTACACAATCCTCACCATCGATAATGTCAGCGCGTACGATCACGGAGAGTACAGCTGTAAGGCGTATTTTTACCCAGCTGCGGAAGAGCAGATTGTGAACAAAACATTACTTTTTGTGAAAG CTACCCCAGAAATCCGACTCCTCGCTCGCTCGGTGAAGGAGAGACGGTCCCTGATTTGCAGCGCCGTGGGTTTTTACCCTCGTGATCTGAACCTGTACTGGGTTTACTCCCCATCCGGGGAACCTGAGAAACAAGGATCATTCGTGTTGAATTCGGACGGTACCTACAGCAAGAACGCCAGCCTGCAGTTTGAAAAGGGAGTGTGGAACACTGGCACTGAAATCACATGTCTAGTGAATCACACATTGCATGTTCAAAGAATCAGCTATGCAG tgagctccGAGACGGAGAGGAGTGATTCTGTGACCCTCACCTGCAGCACTCTGAGTCCCTACCCTCCACGCGTGACCCTGTCCTGGGATTCACCTCCTGGGGGACCCCGCTCTTCACAGCGGGGACCCCCCTCGTTAATCCAGGACGGCATTTACAGCACAAACGCCAGCCTGCAGATTGAGCGGTCTCGCTGGGACAATGGCTTTGAGGTTGCGTGTGTGCTGAAGCCAAGGCTAAGCGACGAGAGAATCATCGATGacg GTAATCATGGCAAATGGTATTACTGTTCCCTGATTGGACTCCTGTTCGCGGTGCCGCTGATGGGCTGTGCTCTGAAACGCTGCTGCAGAAAACCCAGAGGCCTGCCAG CAGATCAGAAACCCCACAGAAGACACAACAATGGAGATGAGAAG TGTGGAGATGACCTACATTACACTACCATCCAGTACAAAAAACGAAAAGATAAGAAACCGCAATGTAGCTCAAAGCAGGAGCGAGGTGATGGGGAGACTGTGTACTCGCCTGTCAGGATGCGGGACGGAAACGACCAGGCCAGTGAGATCATCGTGTACGCAGCGCTGGAGCTGCAGAGCAGAGCCCCCTGCAGACCTGTGGCTGACCGCGACCACTCCACTGAGTACGCTGCTGTAGCAGAGCTGAGGCTCACACGCGACCCCGTTTCCAACAACAAAGCAACGCAGCCCTTCACACTTCAGAGATGA
- the LOC117433788 gene encoding uncharacterized protein LOC117433788 isoform X1, which translates to MELYKAANLFFMFIWLSAPVCIAVHVLQYQQSLTVAPGQTVNITCALKNQTGLERFVYHWYMKPAHPKRYYTEEPVENTNRISHFQRENHSYTILTIDNVSAYDHGEYSCKAYFYPAAEEQIVNKTLLFVKATPEIRLLARSVKERRSLICSAVGFYPRDLNLYWVYSPSGEPEKQGSFVLNSDGTYSKNASLQFEKGVWNTGTEITCLVNHTLHVQRISYAVSSETERSDSVTLTCSTLSPYPPRVTLSWDSPPGGPRSSQRGPPSLIQDGIYSTNASLQIERSRWDNGFEVACVLKPRLSDERIIDDGNHGKWYYCSLIGLLFAVPLMGCALKRCCRKPRGLPADQKPHRRHNNGDEKSQCGDDLHYTTIQYKKRKDKKPQCSSKQERGDGETVYSPVRMRDGNDQASEIIVYAALELQSRAPCRPVADRDHSTEYAAVAELRLTRDPVSNNKATQPFTLQR; encoded by the exons ATGGAACTCTACAAAGCGGCAAACTTATTTTTCATGTTCATCTGGCTAA gtgCCCCAGTGTGTATCGCTGTACACGTTCTTCAGTACCAGCAGTCTCTTACAGTCGCTCCAGGACAGACTGTGAACATTACTTGCGCTCTTAAGAACCAGACTGGATTGGAGAGGTTTGTATACCACTGGTATATGAAACCAGCACACCCGAAGAGATATTACACAGAAGAGCCTGTCGAAAACACCAACAGAATATCTCATTTCCAGCGTGAAAATCACAGCTACACAATCCTCACCATCGATAATGTCAGCGCGTACGATCACGGAGAGTACAGCTGTAAGGCGTATTTTTACCCAGCTGCGGAAGAGCAGATTGTGAACAAAACATTACTTTTTGTGAAAG CTACCCCAGAAATCCGACTCCTCGCTCGCTCGGTGAAGGAGAGACGGTCCCTGATTTGCAGCGCCGTGGGTTTTTACCCTCGTGATCTGAACCTGTACTGGGTTTACTCCCCATCCGGGGAACCTGAGAAACAAGGATCATTCGTGTTGAATTCGGACGGTACCTACAGCAAGAACGCCAGCCTGCAGTTTGAAAAGGGAGTGTGGAACACTGGCACTGAAATCACATGTCTAGTGAATCACACATTGCATGTTCAAAGAATCAGCTATGCAG tgagctccGAGACGGAGAGGAGTGATTCTGTGACCCTCACCTGCAGCACTCTGAGTCCCTACCCTCCACGCGTGACCCTGTCCTGGGATTCACCTCCTGGGGGACCCCGCTCTTCACAGCGGGGACCCCCCTCGTTAATCCAGGACGGCATTTACAGCACAAACGCCAGCCTGCAGATTGAGCGGTCTCGCTGGGACAATGGCTTTGAGGTTGCGTGTGTGCTGAAGCCAAGGCTAAGCGACGAGAGAATCATCGATGacg GTAATCATGGCAAATGGTATTACTGTTCCCTGATTGGACTCCTGTTCGCGGTGCCGCTGATGGGCTGTGCTCTGAAACGCTGCTGCAGAAAACCCAGAGGCCTGCCAG CAGATCAGAAACCCCACAGAAGACACAACAATGGAGATGAGAAG tcaCAGTGTGGAGATGACCTACATTACACTACCATCCAGTACAAAAAACGAAAAGATAAGAAACCGCAATGTAGCTCAAAGCAGGAGCGAGGTGATGGGGAGACTGTGTACTCGCCTGTCAGGATGCGGGACGGAAACGACCAGGCCAGTGAGATCATCGTGTACGCAGCGCTGGAGCTGCAGAGCAGAGCCCCCTGCAGACCTGTGGCTGACCGCGACCACTCCACTGAGTACGCTGCTGTAGCAGAGCTGAGGCTCACACGCGACCCCGTTTCCAACAACAAAGCAACGCAGCCCTTCACACTTCAGAGATGA
- the LOC117434271 gene encoding phospholemman-like, with amino-acid sequence MDLPVLLAICSFGASALVSSAADLEGDQSLNEDDPFYYDYKTLRIGGLVFAVVLFLMGIILILSRKCRCKFNQQQPTGEPDEEAGSLRASIRRMSSRRQ; translated from the exons atggacctccctgtgctgctGGCGATCTGCAGCTTTGGAGCCTCAGCTCTGG TTAGCAGTGCTGCTGACCTGGAAGGAG ACCAGTCATTGAATGAAGACGACCCTTTTTATTATG ATTACAAGACCCTGCGGATTGGGGGGCTGGTCTTCGCTGTGGTCTTGTTCCTAATGGGAATCATCCTCATCCTCA GCAGAAAGTGTCGTTGCAAGTTCAACCAGCAGCAGCC aACTGGTGAACCGGACGAAGAGGCGGGCAGTCTGAGAGCATCAATCAGAC GAATGTCTTCTAGGAGGCAGTAA
- the LOC117433759 gene encoding phospholemman-like translates to MEFCTALLVITVMLQTSSCNFTSSNTQSTPTLLSTTPGRGDSAPNSTQMSNATRGRQSEQNTAFEYDYVTLRLWGLVAAGVLAFLGILILIAHKPKCSRHSKTFIVQEWNPTPRAQLLSMRRLDMDH, encoded by the exons ATGGAGTTCTGCACTGCACTGCTCG TGATTACCGTCATGCTGCAAACCTCCTCCTGTAACTTCACATCCAGCAACACACAGTCCACACCGACACTCCTCAGCACGACTCCAGGAAGGGGAGACAGCGCCCCCAACAGCACACAAATGAGTAATGCAACAAGAG gaAGACAATCTGAGCAGAACACAGCGTTTGAATACg ACTATGTCACGCTGCGTCTCTGGGGTCTGGTGGCTGCGGGAGTGCTGGCTTTCTTAGGGATACTGATTCTTATAG CCCACAAACCAAAATGTAGCCGTCACAGTAAAACGTTTAT AGTCCAGGAGTGGAACCCGACCCCGCGTGCTCAGCTGCTGTCAATGCGCAGATTGGATATGGATCACTGA